A stretch of DNA from Tepidimicrobium xylanilyticum:
TCTGGCAAGAATCTAAATAAGACCAAAACTAGAAAGGAGAATTTTTTATGGCAACTTTACCAAAGGAAGTTTTAAGAAATATGATAGTAGATGGAGATTTAAAAACAGTAAATGATCTCCACACATATCTTAAAGAAATGTTTAAAGATGCACTACAAGAGATGTTAGAGGCAGAATTAGAGGTAGAATTAGGATATGTAAAAGGAGATAAAAAGAACAAAAATACAGATAATCGTAGAAATGGTACTACGAAAAAGACTGTAAGCACTCGTTTTGGAGAAATTGAGTTAGATATACCAAG
This window harbors:
- a CDS encoding transposase; protein product: MATLPKEVLRNMIVDGDLKTVNDLHTYLKEMFKDALQEMLEAELEVELGYVKGDKKNKNTDNRRNGTTKKTVSTRFGEIELDIP